One stretch of Salarias fasciatus chromosome 19, fSalaFa1.1, whole genome shotgun sequence DNA includes these proteins:
- the cinp gene encoding LOW QUALITY PROTEIN: cyclin-dependent kinase 2-interacting protein (The sequence of the model RefSeq protein was modified relative to this genomic sequence to represent the inferred CDS: deleted 2 bases in 1 codon), translated as MDGQSDNIPVTPANRKSSGVTGTSRKVKDNAATGSNLMIRWNKLNEEGFNAATSIVNLRRSQSEQLLVDGSASASSPSSHGQTESLQEECRRLEDVVHKMVAVVTKMERLMTSQRGIRDLEEFQFGPEGRTSPLFHSWTARQFEEAAETLLDGFRQELKLKQTILQEVAHTATPDLCMVYLSCWLHQPYIPDQNRLTLEALLLETGHRPL; from the exons ATGGACG GTCAGTCGGATAACATCCCAGTGACCccagcaaacaggaagtcctcaggaGTCACGGGAACCAGCAGAAAGGTCAAAGACAACGCGGCC ACTGGTTCAAACCTGATGATTCGCTGGAACAAACTGAACGAGGAAGGATTCAACGCAGCCACCAGCATTGTCAACCTGAGGCG TTCTCAGAGTGAGCAGCTGCTCGTGGACGGGTCGGCATCAGCTTCATCGCCTTCGTCACATGGACAGACCGAGTCGCTGCAGGAAGAGTGTCGCAGGCTGGAGGACGTTGTCCATAAAATG GTTGCCGTGGTGACGAAGATGGAGCGCCTGATGACGTCCCAGCGAGGCATTCGAGATCTGGAGGAGTTCCAGTTCGGTCCTGAAGGAAGGACGTCTCCTCTGTTCCACAGCTGGACCGCCAGGCAGTTCG AGGAGGCGGCCGAAACCTTGCTGGACGGTTTCCGTcaggagctgaagctgaagcagacGATCCTGCAGGAAGTGGCTCACACTgcgacccctgacctctgcaTGGTCTACCTGTCCTGCTGGCTGCACCAGCCCTACATCCCCGACCAGAACCGGCTGACCCTGGaggccctgctgctggagaccgGCCACCGCCCGCTGTGA
- the LOC115406982 gene encoding uncharacterized protein LOC115406982 isoform X1, translated as MTTALQLPAELWLQVFSFLSWRDKLSVRGTCSHFRHLMDKSRPLWKGFSVVLRHLSRYNRLFWSSLAQRHVGSVLLYSGCRKDLKQLSAWLPALDALRLDDWREVGVAQLTPFHKLRRLSLTSCSAPLKNLEFLVPLRDRLTELRLCNVELTCSAPHLLAAISQLTRLTCLQLHHDGSLRIPTLSGVLTHLTELTHLSCTMITYKTLSHDFFSPAHLTGGGALQLTELQLLNYDAMVTEEVLQPLSRLRSLSIVHLYSVPGPTCHLQTWLTSLPQLCSLSVHGGHPLSAYADFLPPSLLSLSLCVDLEPEDLHAVSARAPHLQHLHLEPWSSSSALVRLLPRLFPHLRTLRIRHRHVSDEDFLRLQQLERLHTLEILDSYYKPDPSDPSWTVYEPSPHLLRLVSDLQNQTGHRVQVITSSVRDPISCHCI; from the exons ATGACGACTGCGCTGCAGCTTCCCGCGGAGCTGTGGCTGCAGGTCTTCAGCTTCCTGTCGTGGCGGGACAAGCTGAGCGTGCGCGGCACCTGCTCCCACTTCAGACACCTGATGGATAAGTCCCGCCCCCTCTGGAAGGGCTTCAGCGTGGTGCTCCGCCACCTGTCGCGGTACAACCGCTTGTTCTGGAGCAGCCTGGCTCAGAGGCACGTGGGCAGCGTGCTGCTGTACTCGGGTTGCCGGAAAGACTTGAAGCAGCTCTCCGCCTGGCTACCTGCCCTGGACGCGCTGCGATTGGACGACTGGagagaagtgggcgtggctcAGCTCACACCCTTCCACAAGCTGCGGCGTCTGTCCTTGACTTCTTGCTCCGCCCCCTTGAAGAACCTGGAGTTCTTGGTTCCGCTGAGGGACCGGCTCACTGAGCTCCGCCTCTGTAACGTTGAGCTCACCTGCTCGGCGCCTCACCTGCTGGCCGCCATCAGCCAGCTGACGCGCCTCACCTGTCTGCAGCTCCATCACGACGGCAGCCTGAGGATTCCCACGCTCAGCGGCGTCCTCACGCACCTGACGGAGCTGACGCACCTGTCCTGCACCATGATCACATACAAAACGCTGTCACATGACTTcttcagccccgcccacctcacAG GAGGTGGCGCTCTGCAGCTCACTGAGCTTCAGCTGCTTAACTATGATGCCATGGTAACGGAGGAGGTCCTGCAGCCTTTGTCCCGCCTCCGCAGCCTGTCCATCGTCCACCTGTACTCGGTCCCAGGTCCCACCTGTCACCTGCAGACGTGGCTGACGTCGCTGccgcagctctgcagcctgagCGTGCACG GAGGCCATCCTTTGTCGGCGTACGCGGACTTCCtgcctccgtccctcctcagcCTGAGTCTGTGTGTCGACCTGGAGCCTGAAGACCTGCATGCGGTCTCGGCCCGAGCGCCTCACCTGCAGCACCTGCACCTGGAGCcgtggagctcctcctccgccctggTCCGGCTCCTCCCCCGGCTGTTCCCTCACCTGCGGACGCTGCGGATCAG ACACCGCCACGTGTCGGACGAGGACTTCCtgcgcctgcagcagctggagcgccTCCACACGCTGGAGATCCTGGACTCGTACTACAAACCCGACCCCAGCGACCCGAGCTGGACCGTATACGAGCCAAGCCCTCACCTCCTGCGGCTCGTCTcggacctgcagaaccagaccggtCACCGCGTCCAAGTGATCACCAGCTCAGTGAGAGACCCCATCTCCTGCCACTGcatctga
- the dkc1 gene encoding H/ACA ribonucleoprotein complex subunit DKC1, whose amino-acid sequence MAETDVSSAKKKKKAKKISDEEVGEIQQSGNFFIQPESKVPSLDTSQWPLLLKNFDKLNIRTAHYTPLPSGSNPLQRNIQDYVRSGFINLDKPANPSSHEVVAWIRRILRVEKTGHSGTLDPKVTGCLIVCVDRATRLVKSQQSAGKEYVGIVRLHNAIESEHTLARALETLTGALFQRPPLIAAVKRQLRVRTIYESKLIEYDPERRLGIFWVSCEAGTYIRTLCVHLGLLLGVGGQMQELRRVRSGVLGEKDNLVTMHDVLDAQWQFDHNKDETYLRRVILPLEKLLVSHRRLVMKDSAVNAICYGAKIMLPGLLRYEDGIEVNQDIVVVTTKGEAICTAVALMTTAVISTCDHGVVAKIKRVIMERDTYPRKWGLGPKASQKKKMIQKGLLDKHGKPNGSTPADWSEQYVDYSAPAATEEPADASAKRKRVATDSDGDAAPAEEAKKKKKKKEKKIKVDEDAAEGGNDAETGPDDTGAEPAAEGGESAKKKKKKKKIKEEEASD is encoded by the exons tgTCCTccgcaaagaagaaaaagaaggccAAGAAAATCAGTGATGAAGAAGTTGGG GAGATCCAGCAGAGTGGAAACTTCTTCATCCAGCCAGAGTCTAAAGTTCCCTCCCTGGACACGTCGCAGTGGCCCCTCCTGCTGAAG AACTTCGATAAACTGAACATCCGTACGGCGCACTACACGCCTCTACCGAGCGGCAGCAACCCGCTGCAGAGGAACATCCAGGACTACGTCAG GTCCGGCTTCATAAATTTAGACAAACCGGCGAACCCGTCGTCCCACGAGGTGGTGGCATGGATCCGCCGCATCCTGCGGGTGGAGAAGACGGGGCACAGCGGCACCCTCGACCCCAAAGTCACCGGCTGCCTGATCGTCTGCGTGGACCGAGCAACGCGGCTGGTCAAGTCCCAGCAGAGCGCCG gtaaAGAGTATGTGGGAATTGTACGGCTGCACAATGCGATAGAGAGCGAACACACTCTGGCCCGG GCGCTGGAGACGCTGACCGGCGCCCTGTTCCAGCGGCCGCCGCTCATCGCCGCCGTCAAGCGGCAGCTGCGAGTCCGGACGATCTACGAGAGCAAGCTGATCGAGTACGACCCCGAGCGGAGGCTAG GGATCTTCTGGGTGAGCTGCGAGGCGGGAACCTACATCCGGACGCTGTGCGTCCAcctggggctgctgctgggcgtCGGCGGACAGATGCAGGAGCTGCGGAGGGTCCGGTCGGGAGTCCTGGGagaaaag GACAACCTGGTGACGATGCACGACGTGCTGGACGCCCAGTGGCAGTTCGACCACAACAAAGACGAGACGTACCTGCGGCGGGTCATCCTGccgctggagaagctgctggtgtCGCACCGCCGCCTGGTGATGAAGGACAGCGCG GTCAACGCCATCTGTTACGGCGCCAAGATCATGCTGCCGGGCTTGCTCCGGTACGAAGACGGCATTGAGGTGAATCAGGACATCGTCGTCGTGACGACCAAAGGCGAAGCGATCTGCACag CCGTGGCGCTGATGACCACAGCGGTCATCTCCACCTGCGACCACGGCGTGGTGGCCAAGATCAAGCGGGTGATCATGGAGAGGGACACGTATCCTCGTAAATGGGGTCTGGGACCGAAG gcgAGTCAGAAGAAAAAGATGATCCAGAAAGGACTTCTGGACAAACACGGGAAGCCGAACGGCAGCACGCCGGCGGACTGGAGCGAGCAGTACGTGGACTACAG TGCTCCCGCGGCGACGGAGGAGCCGGCTGACGCTTCAGCGAAG aggaagagagtggCAACTGACAGCGACGGAGATGCGGCGCCTGCAGAGGaggccaagaagaagaaaaagaagaaggagaaaaagataAAAGTGGATGAGGACGCAGCGGAGGGGGGGAATGACGCCGAGACGGGGCCGGACGACAcgggggcggagcctgcagCAGAG ggtgGGGAAAGtgccaaaaagaagaaaaagaagaagaaaataaaggagGAAGAGGCATCTGATTGA
- the LOC115406982 gene encoding uncharacterized protein LOC115406982 isoform X2, with protein MTTALQLPAELWLQVFSFLSWRDKLSVRGTCSHFRHLMDKSRPLWKGFSVVLRHLSRYNRLFWSSLAQRHVGSVLLYSGCRKDLKQLSAWLPALDALRLDDWREVGVAQLTPFHKLRRLSLTSCSAPLKNLEFLVPLRDRLTELRLCNVELTCSAPHLLAAISQLTRLTCLQLHHDGSLRIPTLSGVLTHLTELTHLSCTMITYKTLSHDFFSPAHLTGGALQLTELQLLNYDAMVTEEVLQPLSRLRSLSIVHLYSVPGPTCHLQTWLTSLPQLCSLSVHGGHPLSAYADFLPPSLLSLSLCVDLEPEDLHAVSARAPHLQHLHLEPWSSSSALVRLLPRLFPHLRTLRIRHRHVSDEDFLRLQQLERLHTLEILDSYYKPDPSDPSWTVYEPSPHLLRLVSDLQNQTGHRVQVITSSVRDPISCHCI; from the exons ATGACGACTGCGCTGCAGCTTCCCGCGGAGCTGTGGCTGCAGGTCTTCAGCTTCCTGTCGTGGCGGGACAAGCTGAGCGTGCGCGGCACCTGCTCCCACTTCAGACACCTGATGGATAAGTCCCGCCCCCTCTGGAAGGGCTTCAGCGTGGTGCTCCGCCACCTGTCGCGGTACAACCGCTTGTTCTGGAGCAGCCTGGCTCAGAGGCACGTGGGCAGCGTGCTGCTGTACTCGGGTTGCCGGAAAGACTTGAAGCAGCTCTCCGCCTGGCTACCTGCCCTGGACGCGCTGCGATTGGACGACTGGagagaagtgggcgtggctcAGCTCACACCCTTCCACAAGCTGCGGCGTCTGTCCTTGACTTCTTGCTCCGCCCCCTTGAAGAACCTGGAGTTCTTGGTTCCGCTGAGGGACCGGCTCACTGAGCTCCGCCTCTGTAACGTTGAGCTCACCTGCTCGGCGCCTCACCTGCTGGCCGCCATCAGCCAGCTGACGCGCCTCACCTGTCTGCAGCTCCATCACGACGGCAGCCTGAGGATTCCCACGCTCAGCGGCGTCCTCACGCACCTGACGGAGCTGACGCACCTGTCCTGCACCATGATCACATACAAAACGCTGTCACATGACTTcttcagccccgcccacctcacAG GTGGCGCTCTGCAGCTCACTGAGCTTCAGCTGCTTAACTATGATGCCATGGTAACGGAGGAGGTCCTGCAGCCTTTGTCCCGCCTCCGCAGCCTGTCCATCGTCCACCTGTACTCGGTCCCAGGTCCCACCTGTCACCTGCAGACGTGGCTGACGTCGCTGccgcagctctgcagcctgagCGTGCACG GAGGCCATCCTTTGTCGGCGTACGCGGACTTCCtgcctccgtccctcctcagcCTGAGTCTGTGTGTCGACCTGGAGCCTGAAGACCTGCATGCGGTCTCGGCCCGAGCGCCTCACCTGCAGCACCTGCACCTGGAGCcgtggagctcctcctccgccctggTCCGGCTCCTCCCCCGGCTGTTCCCTCACCTGCGGACGCTGCGGATCAG ACACCGCCACGTGTCGGACGAGGACTTCCtgcgcctgcagcagctggagcgccTCCACACGCTGGAGATCCTGGACTCGTACTACAAACCCGACCCCAGCGACCCGAGCTGGACCGTATACGAGCCAAGCCCTCACCTCCTGCGGCTCGTCTcggacctgcagaaccagaccggtCACCGCGTCCAAGTGATCACCAGCTCAGTGAGAGACCCCATCTCCTGCCACTGcatctga